Proteins encoded in a region of the Salminus brasiliensis chromosome 2, fSalBra1.hap2, whole genome shotgun sequence genome:
- the LOC140549451 gene encoding microsomal glutathione S-transferase 1-like, whose amino-acid sequence MAHTINTEVFLAFSTYATIVILKMMFMAPLTGYFRVTRKAFANLEDTHLAKTAEEKKRMLCVNEDVERVRRCHQNDLENIVPFVVVGLLYALTGPDLSTALLHFRLFAASRFIYMLAYVMALPHPSRPLAWMVGMVTTLSMSYRVLTTTLLL is encoded by the exons ATGGCCCACACAATTAACACAGAGGTGTTCCTGGCCTTCTCCACCTATGCCACCATCGTCATTCTGAAGATGATGTTCATGGCCCCGCTGACCGGATACTTCAGGGTCACTAGAAAG GCCTTTGCAAACCTGGAGGACACTCACCTGGCCAAGACGGCTGAGGAAAAGAAAAGGATGCTGTGTGTCAATGAAGACGTGGAACGTGTCCGAAG GTGCCATCAGAATGATCTGGAGAACATCGTCCCCTTTGTGGTGGTTGGCCTGCTCTACGCTCTGACAGGGCCTGacctctccactgccctgctgcaCTTCCGGCTGTTTGCCGCTTCGCGTTTCATCTACATGTTGGCCTACGTGATGGCGCTTCCCCATCCCAGCAGGCCTCTGGCCTGGATGGTGGGCATGGTCACCACCTTGTCTATGTCCTACCGCGTCCTCACTACCACACTGCTGCTGTAG